The Salvelinus namaycush isolate Seneca chromosome 1, SaNama_1.0, whole genome shotgun sequence genome has a window encoding:
- the LOC120052688 gene encoding liprin-beta-2-like — protein sequence MTSDASHMLDAALEQMDNIIAGGFCEAFLKFGAQGYPSQGSDSALIPALTSAITPDIRVLQLVEDLRVALEGQVDQESKRRQVPIDTAHALLEWLEKGGVSTFNTQSPVNGETNQERLTRLEGDKESLVLQVSVLTDQVEAQGVKISDLESSLEEHQHKLNSTEEMLQQELLSRTSLESQKLDLMGEVSYLKLKLVDMEEKQIHGVERQHKAESVVNLISELQEQMCRFQQEINCRIREKTGQADSSLQKACDTGSTDAQNPDQGLACDGSPEEVHDSGLEEPPDVILFSGVENSSSTSEEQCCCGRESVILQELRLLKEKVDHLEDQKSQYERRLKAAKAELSDLQQLLLSKNAEIDSLHTQLLARPLSTETSERDQELQRLKTGMETLLVANDEKDRRIEELTLLLVQCRQFRDVVTPRQAPPTILSISNESTPSSSSEEREHGVVMRTVPPSVLPENKKTENGPVDNRCQTLPVKASFPEHNGEGECSETQSQRSPEGSEDGDSRKMEKMDDTSSSDLSPQSSGAESGQRTIGSPEHLKNNNSIRKLWGKIRRTQSGGLQGEDLEPNQFRRGGLRATAGPRLTRTPESGSTVRDMNTPFSQWTREQVCGWLEDYGLGQYVNLTRQWVDNGQTLLSARPQDFEKEMGIKHPLHRKKLQLALRGFSTKAMEKSSELDHIWVTRWLDDIGLPQYKDQFHEGRVDGRMLQYLTVNDLLFLKVTSQLHHLSIKCAIHVLHVNKFNPHCLRRRPGEERNPSPSEVIQWSNHRVMEWLRAVDLAEYAPNLRGSGVHGGLIILELRFSSETLAMLLNIPPQKTLLRRHLATAFTALVGTQASLEKREYANAIGHAPLTTAAKVRPKKLGFTHFSHLRKRRPDDLADYICPIDSGGLSAMNGVSHRPYTGVRGLSPILDREPERREQVGPKS from the exons ATGACATCAGATGCCAGCCACATGCTGGACGCAGCCTTGGAGCAAATGGATAACATTATCGCTG GAGGGTTCTGCGAGGCCTTCTTGAAGTTTGGGGCCCAGGGTTACCCCTCCCAGGGTTCGGACTCTGCCCTCATTCCTGCCCTGACCTCAGCCATTACCCCCGACATCAGGGTGCTGCAGCTGGTAGAGGATCTCAGGGTAGCCCTGGAGGGCCAGGTGGACCAGGAGTCCAAGAGGAGACAGGTCCCCATAGACACAGCACACGCCCTGTTAGAATGGCTGGAGAAGGGAGGGGTGAGTACCTTCAACACA CAGTCCCCTGTGAACGGCGAGACTAACCAAGAACGATTGACACGCTTAGAGGGAGACAAAGAGTCCCTTGTCCTCCAG gtgagcgTTCTGACGGACCAGGTGGAAGCTCAGGGTGTAAAGATCAGTGATCTGGAAAGTTCTCTGGAGGAACACCAACACAAGCTAAACTCTACAGAAGAGATGCTGCAGCAG GAGCTCCTTAGCAGGACGTCACTGGAGAGTCAGAAGTTGGATCTGATGGGAGAGGTGTCCTACCTGAAACTGAAGCTAGTGGACATGGAGGAGAAACAGATTCATGGAGTTGAGAGGCAGCACAAAGCAGAg AGTGTCGTAAACTTGATTAGTGAGCTGCAGGAGCAGATGTGTAGGTTTCAGCAGGAGATCAATTGCAGGATCCGGGAGAAAACAGGCCAGGCTGACAGCAGCCTACAGAAGGCCTGCGACACTGGGTCCACGGATGCCCAAAACCCAGACCAGGGGCTCGCCTGTGATGGTAGCCCAGAGGAGGTACACGACAGTGGGCTGGAGGAGCCTCCTGACGTGATCCTATTTTCAGGCGTGGAGAATAGCTCCAGTACTTCTGAGGAGCAGTGCTGCTGTGGAAGAGAGAGT GTCATACTTCAAGAGCTCAGACTTCTCAAGGAGAAAGTAGACCATCTTGAAGACCAGAAgtcccagtatgagaggagacTCAAAGCAGCAAAG GCAGAGCTATCAGACCTCCAGCAGCTCCTGCTCAGTAAGAATGCTGAGATAGACAGCCTGCACACACAGCTCCTGGCCAGACCACTGTCCACTGAGACATCAGAGAGAG ACCAGGAGCTCCAAAGGTTAAAGACGGGGATGGAGACACTGCTGGTTGCCAATGATGAAAAG GACCGGCGTATTGAGGAGCTAACACTGCTCTTAGTCCAGTGCAGACAATTCAGAGATGTTGTGACCCCAAGACAAG CTCCACCCACTATCCTCTCAATATCCAATGAGAGTACTccatcgagcagcagtgaggaaCGGGAGCATGGAGTGGTGATGAGGACAGTTCCTCCCAGTGTACTCCCTGAGAACAAAAAGACTGAG AATGGGCCTGTAGATAACCGGTGCCAGACCCTGCCGGTGAAGGCCTCCTTCCCAGAGCATAATGGAGAGGGAGAGTGCAGTGAGACACAGAGCCAGAGGTCTCCAGAGGGGAGTGAGGATGGAGACTCAA GAAAGATGGAGAAAATGGACGACACCTCATCCTCTGACCTTTCACCCCAGTCTTCAGGGGCGGAGTCGGGTCAACGAACTATTGGCTCACCAGAACACTTGAAGAACAATAACAGTATCAGAAAGCTCTGGGGAAA GATCAGGCGGACCCAGTCAGGGGGTCTGCAGGGGGAGGACCTGGAACCAAACCAGTTTAGGAGAGGGGGGCTGCGTGCCACAGCGGGGCCAAGGCTGACCCGGACCCCTGAGTCTGGCAGCACTGTTCG GGATATGAACACTCCATTCAGCCAGTGGACCAGAGAGCAGGTGTGTGGTTGGCTGGAGGACTATGGTCTGGGCCAGTACGTCAACCTGACCCGGCAGTGGGTCGACAACGGACAGACGCTCCTGTCCGCAAGGCCACAGGACTTTGAGAAG GAAATGGGTATCAAACACCCGCTACACAGGAAGAAACTACAGCTGGCTCTAAGGGGGTTCAGTACTAAAGCCATGGAAAAGTCCTCTGAACTGGACCACATCTGGGTTACAC GATGGTTGGATGACATAGGCCTTCCTCAGTACAAGGACCAGTTCCACGAGGGGCGAGTGGATGGCAGGATGCTCCAGTATCTCACCGTG AATGACCTGCTTTTCCTGAAGGTGACCAGTCAGCTTCATCACCTCAGTATAAAGTGTGCTATCCACGTCCTCCACGTCAACAAGTTCAACCCCCACTGCCTCCGACGAAGGCctggagaggag AGGAACCCCTCTCCCTCAGAGGTGATCCAATGGTCCAACCATCGTGTGATGGAGTGGCTTCGGGCGGTGGACCTGGCTGAGTACGCACCCAACCTACGGGGCAGTGGGGTCCATGGAGGTCTCATT ATTCTGGAGCTGCGGTTCAGCTCTGAGACCCTGGCCATGCTGCTGAACATCCCCCCTCAGAAGACCCTGCTCCGCCGACACCTGGCCACCGCCTTCACTGCCCTGGTGGGGACGCAGGCCTCTCTGGAGAAACGGGAGTATGCCAACGCCATCGGCCATGCACCCCTCACTACCGCCGCCAAAGTCCGG CCCAAGAAGCTTGGTTTCACCCACTTCAGTCAcctgaggaagaggaggccgGATGACTTGGCGGACTACATCTGCCCGATAGACAGTGGGGGCCTTTCAGCCATGAATGGGGTTTCCCACCGGCCGTACACAGGGGTCCGAGGCCTTAGCCCCATCCtggacagagagccagagaggcgGGAGCAGGTGGGGCCCAAAAGCTGA